In Miscanthus floridulus cultivar M001 chromosome 5, ASM1932011v1, whole genome shotgun sequence, one genomic interval encodes:
- the LOC136454522 gene encoding uncharacterized protein: MALNTIYNAIDSKVFEQIKDCEKASEVWKRLEETYECTPVVENAKLYILKDKLTSFKMKDDESILEMFHRLQVIVNDLKALEEKINNDVSHCDNDEDETKKQKKKKEKKMTFQKKKKGGSYVVTWDSDASSKDDDSSDDDKKSKKKALASIAINNKPSIFDTLSTCLMEKPTKVKYDDSHDDACESDDCRSDDDDEEEDSKEALMDMLENAHTCLEMKRKECKELRKELKALKRSFDEFNASHESLREDHEELGNAHTKHERVHSSLLEKVKEGAKK; this comes from the exons atggctctcaacactatctacaatgccattgattctaaggtgtttgagcaaatcaaggattgtgagaaagCTAGTGAAGTGTGGAAGAGATTAGAGGAGACCTATGAGTGCACACCGGTGGTGGAAAATGCCAAGCtatatatcctcaaggacaagttgacaagcttcaagatgaaggatgacgagagcattctagagatgttccatagattgcaagtaattgtcaatgacttgaaggctttggaagAGAAGATCAATaatgatgtctctcattg tgacaatgatgaggatgagacgaagaagcaaaagaagaagaaggagaaaaagatgaccttccaaaagaaaaagaaaggtggCAGCTATGTGGttacatgggatagtgatgcttcttcaaaggatgatgactcaagtgatgatgacaagaaatccaagAAGAAAGCACTTGCAAGCatagccatcaacaacaagccttccatctttgaTACTTTATCAACTTGCCTCATGGAAAAgcccaccaaggtaaaatatgatgatagTCATGATGATgcttgtgaaagtgatgattgtaggagtgatgatgatgatgaggaggaggactccAAGGAGGCTCTCATGGACATGTTGGAGAATGCCCACACGTgtcttgagatgaagagaaaggagtgcaaagaattgcggaAAGAGCTCAAAGCTCTCAAACGATCATTTGATGAGTtcaatgcttctcatgagagtctaagggaagaccatgaggagcttggcaatgCTCACACTAAGCATGAAAGAgttcactcctctctcctcgagaAAGTTAAGGAGGGAGCCAAGAAGTAG